A section of the Alkalihalobacillus sp. LMS39 genome encodes:
- a CDS encoding nucleotide pyrophosphohydrolase yields MAKKSMEQMQKEVDVYISQFKEGYFSPLAMLARMTEELGELAREVNHFYGEKPKKDSEEERSMEQEMGDLLFVLICFANSLDIDLEEAFDLVMDKFATRDKNRWTKKEEME; encoded by the coding sequence GTGGCAAAGAAAAGCATGGAACAAATGCAAAAAGAAGTTGATGTCTACATAAGTCAATTTAAAGAAGGGTATTTTAGTCCGCTTGCGATGTTGGCACGGATGACCGAAGAGCTCGGAGAACTAGCGAGAGAAGTGAATCACTTTTACGGGGAAAAACCAAAAAAGGATAGTGAAGAGGAAAGGTCGATGGAACAAGAAATGGGTGACCTTTTGTTTGTTCTTATATGCTTTGCCAATTCATTAGATATTGACTTAGAAGAAGCTTTTGATCTTGTCATGGACAAGTTTGCAACAAGAGATAAAAATAGATGGACGAAAAAAGAAGAGATGGAGTGA